From Chthonomonas sp., the proteins below share one genomic window:
- the mgtE gene encoding magnesium transporter — MAVDLKNLVESLRSLSRLRSTEAVRTELEEIRPEDLAEALPRLDTDEALSLLQMMEPDAAADTLVELPPETTRNIVAELDDATLAHYLDILPMDDALDLRDEVGEERFDALLNVIPKQDALEIRRLLNYPEDSVGRLMTEAYFEVKPGTTMAELIDDIRRSPAEKYEMVNDIYVLSEDKHILGVLSLRKAIRANPISTAREVMKESVVTVSALDRDEDGARLMSRYGLYALPVVNNRGQMVGLFTGDDAQAILREADTEDVLKLGAVSGDAEAYLSLSVLRLAWKRIPWLLGLFAAETLTGMVMRHYLRQEQANITVLASLMAFLPLIIGAGGNCGSQVTSMVTRGLAVGEIRLGDSMTILRRELVTSILCGLVLGICGYVRALLWGSSNQVSLVVGLALPLVIIWAGTVGSLLPIGAKRAGIDPAVMSAPFISTLVDATGLIIYFELARRIIGLGWNN, encoded by the coding sequence ATGGCGGTCGACCTCAAGAATCTCGTGGAATCCTTGCGGTCGCTCAGCCGCCTGCGATCCACCGAGGCGGTCCGCACCGAGCTCGAGGAGATTCGCCCCGAAGACCTTGCGGAAGCTCTGCCTCGCCTGGATACCGACGAAGCGCTGAGCCTGCTGCAGATGATGGAGCCGGACGCCGCGGCCGATACCCTGGTCGAACTGCCCCCCGAAACCACGCGCAACATCGTCGCCGAACTCGACGACGCCACGCTCGCGCACTACCTCGACATTTTGCCGATGGACGACGCCCTCGACTTGCGCGACGAGGTTGGCGAAGAACGTTTCGATGCGCTCCTGAACGTCATTCCGAAGCAGGACGCGCTCGAAATTCGGCGGCTGCTGAACTATCCCGAAGATTCCGTCGGACGCCTCATGACCGAGGCGTATTTTGAGGTGAAGCCTGGCACCACAATGGCCGAGCTGATTGACGACATCCGCCGGAGCCCCGCCGAAAAGTACGAAATGGTCAACGACATTTACGTGCTGTCCGAGGACAAACATATTCTGGGCGTGCTCAGCTTGCGCAAGGCCATTCGCGCAAACCCGATCAGCACGGCCCGCGAGGTGATGAAGGAGTCCGTGGTTACGGTTTCGGCGCTGGATCGCGACGAAGACGGCGCGCGCCTGATGTCGCGCTACGGTCTTTACGCGTTGCCGGTCGTCAACAATCGCGGCCAAATGGTGGGGCTGTTCACCGGTGACGACGCGCAAGCGATCTTGCGCGAAGCCGACACCGAAGACGTTCTGAAACTCGGTGCCGTTTCGGGCGATGCCGAGGCGTACCTCTCGCTGAGCGTGCTGCGGCTCGCGTGGAAGCGAATTCCCTGGTTGCTCGGCCTCTTCGCCGCGGAGACGCTGACCGGCATGGTGATGCGCCACTACTTGCGGCAAGAGCAAGCCAACATCACCGTGCTCGCCTCACTCATGGCGTTTCTGCCGCTCATCATCGGCGCGGGCGGAAACTGCGGCTCGCAGGTCACCTCTATGGTCACCCGCGGGTTGGCGGTCGGCGAAATCCGGCTCGGCGACTCGATGACCATTCTTCGGCGGGAGCTCGTCACCAGCATCCTGTGCGGGCTGGTGCTGGGCATTTGCGGCTACGTGCGCGCCCTGCTATGGGGAAGCTCCAATCAGGTCAGTTTGGTGGTCGGATTGGCGCTGCCGCTCGTCATTATCTGGGCCGGGACGGTTGGCTCGCTCCTCCCGATTGGGGCAAAACGCGCCGGCATTGACCCCGCCGTGATGTCCGCGCCGTTCATCTCGACCTTGGTCGATGCAACGGGTTTGATCATTTATTTTGAACTTGCGCGTAGGATCATCGGTCTAGGCTGGAACAACTAG
- a CDS encoding DUF1501 domain-containing protein — translation MSNWTTCEGSWQPSRRSMLALGGLAMMSWCAPTITQAQFAEKARDVLVVIFLRGGMDGLNFLVPRHEDDYFRERPSLALSSQATLKLTDEWGLHPAAGGIRQAWDDGQCALVHACGSQDGSRSHFEAMKAMETGRGSNRETDRGGWLAQLLAATGGASHPLRALALADTLPDSLTGSPGSSAFRSLAEFELQGGAETRALLSRLYAQGDDQFTVAGQQTLATLDALGKLDERGYQPRGGAKYPDSDFGQALRQAAMLIRAQVGLEVVSIDRGGWDTHIAQGSTQGLFTNNLSDLAAGIGAFRQDMGSDLDRVTIVVQTEFGRRVAENAGLGTDHGRASVAMVMSPHVRGGVHGRWPGLKPSQRDENADLIVANDYRDVIGEVIQRRLGLQDTSGIFAGHLVRPLGLFA, via the coding sequence CTGGGCGGGCTGGCGATGATGAGCTGGTGCGCACCGACCATCACGCAGGCGCAGTTTGCCGAGAAGGCTCGCGACGTGCTGGTGGTGATTTTCCTTCGCGGCGGCATGGATGGCTTGAATTTCCTGGTGCCACGCCACGAAGATGATTACTTCCGCGAACGCCCATCACTTGCCTTGTCGAGTCAAGCCACGCTGAAACTCACCGACGAATGGGGTTTGCACCCCGCGGCTGGTGGCATTCGGCAAGCCTGGGACGATGGCCAATGTGCGCTCGTCCACGCCTGTGGCTCGCAAGATGGCAGCCGATCGCACTTTGAGGCCATGAAGGCGATGGAAACGGGGCGGGGAAGTAACCGCGAGACCGATCGCGGCGGTTGGCTCGCTCAGCTTTTGGCCGCCACCGGCGGCGCGTCGCACCCCTTACGCGCGCTCGCTTTGGCCGACACGCTGCCCGACTCGTTGACCGGGAGCCCGGGCTCGTCGGCGTTTCGATCGCTCGCCGAATTCGAGCTTCAGGGCGGGGCCGAGACCCGCGCTCTGCTCAGCCGGCTCTACGCTCAGGGCGACGACCAATTCACGGTCGCGGGGCAGCAAACCTTGGCCACGCTCGATGCGCTCGGCAAGCTCGATGAGCGCGGCTATCAGCCGCGCGGCGGCGCGAAGTATCCCGATTCCGATTTCGGCCAAGCCCTGCGCCAGGCCGCGATGCTCATTCGCGCTCAGGTTGGGCTCGAAGTGGTCAGCATCGATCGCGGCGGTTGGGATACGCACATCGCGCAGGGCAGCACGCAAGGGCTGTTCACGAACAATCTCAGCGATCTCGCCGCGGGCATTGGCGCGTTTCGGCAAGACATGGGGTCTGACCTCGACCGCGTGACGATCGTCGTCCAAACCGAGTTTGGTCGCCGAGTCGCCGAAAACGCGGGGCTGGGCACCGACCACGGGCGCGCGAGCGTAGCGATGGTCATGTCGCCGCACGTGCGCGGCGGGGTCCACGGTCGCTGGCCGGGCCTTAAACCCAGCCAACGGGACGAAAATGCCGACCTTATCGTCGCCAACGACTACCGCGACGTGATCGGCGAGGTCATTCAGCGACGGCTTGGCTTGCAAGACACAAGCGGGATTTTCGCCGGGCACCTGGTTCGTCCGCTCGGGCTGTTCGCTTAG
- a CDS encoding PDZ domain-containing protein: MGKDLTNNMKTLRSLAIVASVAVMAAPAFAQSTSTVPVEKGKITPEQKKEVLEQLNNILLNNAFIPGVDFKKWPEYLETQQAALDKAETATAFSLAVNSAINRFGASHIVFNTPEAADFQRTGKMVGLGIQPEVVEEGMKIMFVFEGSAASEAGLEVGDIIMEADGKKPTGPGSLRGDEGTKVQLKVKRGKNGKVDMITVTRRAFSTLQKEELKWLNADVAVLKIPSFMTYDFKLVETLMKEVADKGAKTLAVDLRGNGGGLVVAMQHLMAQTMPSTAKTGVFISRSVVDRFVEETKGSATDWVKLAEFSKLRVGPTRGTSAKPFAGQLICMINGGSGSASEIYAAGARDAAGATILGERSAGAVLASMMWPLKHGFQIQFPFQDYVTIKGVRLEGNGVSPDVKVKNQVRLSEPDPAVSVILELSKKSASSK; this comes from the coding sequence ATGGGTAAGGATTTGACAAACAACATGAAAACTCTGCGCAGTCTCGCCATTGTTGCCTCGGTCGCCGTTATGGCGGCCCCCGCCTTTGCCCAAAGCACCAGCACCGTCCCGGTGGAAAAGGGCAAGATCACGCCCGAGCAGAAGAAGGAAGTTCTCGAACAGCTGAACAACATCCTGCTCAACAACGCGTTCATCCCGGGCGTCGATTTTAAGAAGTGGCCGGAGTATCTGGAGACCCAGCAAGCAGCGCTGGACAAGGCCGAAACCGCGACCGCGTTTAGCCTAGCCGTCAACTCGGCGATCAACCGCTTTGGCGCAAGCCACATCGTGTTCAACACGCCGGAAGCCGCGGACTTCCAACGCACCGGCAAGATGGTCGGCCTCGGCATTCAGCCCGAAGTTGTCGAAGAGGGCATGAAGATCATGTTCGTGTTCGAAGGTTCGGCCGCCTCGGAAGCAGGTCTGGAAGTGGGCGACATCATCATGGAAGCCGATGGCAAGAAGCCGACCGGTCCGGGTTCGCTTCGCGGCGACGAAGGCACCAAGGTGCAGCTGAAGGTCAAGCGCGGCAAGAACGGCAAGGTTGACATGATCACGGTCACTCGACGTGCGTTCAGCACCCTGCAAAAGGAAGAGCTGAAGTGGCTCAACGCCGACGTCGCGGTGCTGAAAATCCCGAGCTTCATGACCTACGATTTCAAGCTCGTCGAAACCCTGATGAAGGAAGTTGCCGACAAGGGCGCGAAGACTCTCGCGGTTGACCTTCGCGGGAACGGCGGCGGCCTGGTGGTCGCGATGCAGCACCTGATGGCCCAAACCATGCCGAGCACGGCCAAAACCGGCGTGTTCATCAGCCGCTCGGTGGTGGATCGATTTGTCGAAGAAACAAAGGGCAGCGCGACCGACTGGGTGAAGCTCGCCGAATTCAGCAAGCTCCGCGTCGGACCGACCCGAGGCACCTCGGCCAAGCCGTTCGCCGGTCAACTCATCTGCATGATCAATGGCGGTTCGGGTTCGGCCAGCGAAATCTACGCCGCGGGCGCGCGCGATGCCGCCGGCGCCACGATCCTTGGCGAGCGCAGCGCCGGAGCCGTTTTGGCCTCGATGATGTGGCCGCTCAAGCATGGCTTCCAAATTCAATTCCCGTTCCAAGACTACGTGACCATCAAGGGCGTGCGTTTGGAAGGCAATGGCGTGAGCCCGGACGTGAAGGTGAAGAACCAAGTGCGACTGAGCGAGCCCGATCCGGCGGTCTCAGTGATCCTCGAACTCTCGAAGAAGTCGGCTTCCTCGAAGTAA
- a CDS encoding YceI family protein, whose translation MIKTGLFVLAASALVGFNFAPAAASYDFADPKGVSGLTLTIDSELEPVSGHANGVSGMVMFDPMNPEKSTGKISIASKSVFLGSQAMTDAMHQNWALDVAKYPEITFEVKKVDNVKTAKMAGFWSARVTGDFTLHGVTKPLSVDVNVRRLADSIQRRGGMEGVKGDLLAIRSKFSINRKDFGVAANLSESVIGNKVDIQLAFIGVSPKK comes from the coding sequence ATGATCAAGACAGGCTTGTTCGTTCTCGCGGCCTCGGCCCTCGTTGGCTTCAACTTTGCCCCCGCCGCCGCGAGTTACGACTTCGCGGATCCCAAGGGCGTTAGCGGCTTGACGCTCACGATTGACTCCGAACTGGAGCCGGTGAGCGGCCACGCCAACGGCGTCTCGGGCATGGTGATGTTCGACCCGATGAACCCGGAAAAGTCGACGGGCAAGATCAGCATTGCCTCCAAGTCCGTGTTTCTCGGAAGCCAGGCAATGACCGACGCCATGCACCAAAACTGGGCGCTGGACGTGGCGAAATACCCGGAAATCACGTTCGAAGTGAAGAAGGTGGACAACGTGAAGACCGCCAAGATGGCAGGTTTCTGGTCGGCGCGGGTCACCGGCGACTTCACTCTGCACGGCGTGACGAAGCCGCTCTCGGTGGACGTGAACGTGCGGCGGCTCGCCGACTCGATTCAGCGACGCGGCGGGATGGAAGGCGTCAAGGGTGACCTACTCGCCATCCGCAGCAAATTCAGCATCAACCGCAAGGATTTCGGTGTCGCGGCAAACCTTAGTGAGTCGGTCATCGGCAACAAGGTGGATATTCAACTCGCCTTCATCGGCGTCAGCCCCAAGAAGTAA